The sequence TGGTctccatttacttacatactatcgggtttcaggtttccccacgggtaaacgggtatacccgattagtcattctgTATCTATTTTTCAATGAGTTACCAAATTtaaatatcgaaaaataacttaactacttcatgtttaaagtattataaaatttcacatacaaaaagttgattgaaaagtttctaaaatactcaaacacacaaagtatataaaatatcacatctcgaaaacttgttgtatatgattatattgaataaaattatactcgttttcaaaacaaataagagaaatctttcatacattaacaatataatactaatactaaaattttacataaaaattatcattaaatTTCCTCGGGCCGGATGCGGGTCGGGTATACAGGTCGGGTAAACAGGGTTGTATTCAAAACCATACCTGAACATGGATTTTTTTTTTGTAACCATCCTCATACCCGGTCCATAACCCGACGGACTCGAGTCAAACTCGGCCCAATTATAATGAGTTTCGAGTTTCCCTATTGGATACGGGTCGTTTTTCCATCCCTACTCCGTGTCAACTGTCAAATATGAGTATGTTTTTCTATCcaaatatgaaataatgaaacttatatttatacttatatgttTATCTAAAGCAAATAACTCTCATTATATTTTTTTTGGTATGCACTGTTGGGAAAAACTGAGGAACCAAAAATGAGAAATTAAACGGATCTCAAAGCAAACCGAATTATTTCGGTCTGGTCGTCGGCTCACATTTTGCCAGATTCTTTCTTGGTCCGGAATGGACTGGACCAAACCCAAAAATAGCACAAAAAATAACCGAACCGGACCGAACCAAATATATATAGTCTAATACTCGGTCAGACTTTTTACTATAATTTGATATCCGGAAGACAACCAAGCCAAACTAGTTTGATCTAGTTTTGTACCATGCACACTCCTAATTTTAAGTCGTCTCTCCTACCGTAATGATCAAACTTGAACTATACTGGAATACGTACTACATGTATTTTCTTATGATAAAGATTCGAAATTAATTAAATAGAAACCATGAATCATTTTATTACGCTGAATCAAGTACGTCACAAACTCACAATGACTGGACTACTGGTTGATTTCTCGGTCAACAATGGCGCCCATCTTTATATATTATTCGATTCCAACTTTAGTGAACTTCAACCTTTTAATCCTTAATTTATTCAAACATCTTTTATTATAATGACTTTCAGTTAATAGTTAATAGCATACACATACACATAAATATTAATACTACCTCATCATTTTTACATTATTTACAATTTTTTTACCATGTTGTATATAAACACGGTAACTTTTTTTTCCGGGTTTTGTTATATCACGCAATAAGGCAATGAATCATTTTCTAAAATCATAAAGGATGTTAGGGTTGAATATGTATTTGTGAAACTAATTGTTACGTGAATAGTGTAACAGCGTGAGTGTCGACGTGTCCAAAAACCCACGTCCCCACCCACACGTTACACGGTGTGGGTTTGTGATGTGGGTGAGGCGTGGTGAGTTTCCCACGGGTCGAGCAACGGGCGTGGGATATATGGCTGCATTTGATTGGTTgtcttttttattttaattttaatatattattttctGTTCGTAACACATGTTTACCCAACACCGCCACATAATCAAAAAAACGCAAACATTAACCCGTATTACCAACTCACACCATCTCCGATAACTAATAGTCTAAAAGTTAAAAGGATCAATGGTGCAATCATGAAACTGCAAGGATCAAAACTCCAACCATATCCTTGTAAATTGTAATTGTTGATTCTAGTGATAATGAAtccatattaaaattaaataagcaAAAATACATCGATTAAAATACAAATATACATACCATTACATGTTGCCTCAGTGGTATCCTCACTCCTTGTATGTTGGGTTTGAGGTTCTCGCTCTACCCATCCCATTTATCAATCTGCCTGAAAGCTAGATGGAGCTTCAGATTGACCTCGGGGGATTTTCTTCCGAATCCATgcaggattcaaacccggtccaCATGCCCCTCGGGATAGTTTAAGTATCGGGTTCCTGCAATGTGATTCGAGTTTCTTCTCGAAAAcgcgtgcgtgcgtggcaaatgagaaTATTCGATTCCGACTACTTGCATttcaaaaaattaataaaaaatgcAAATATACATCAAATATTTTCAGCTAATGTATAAGAAGATGATTTTTCGCAGTTATACATCAATTACATCAATTAAAAAATGCAAATATACATCAGTGTATTTTTAACAAAATGTATTTGAAAATATATACAAAACGTTGAATATTATTTTCAACGCATTCCATATTCCTTTGACTCAGCTCTTCAACAACTAAATATACATCAATTAAAAATGCAAACATTTATATATTGGAGGGACTCATTTATCATAAACTAATCAACCATGTTTTTGTCATTTGTTTTGTTTACCaacaatatttattatttatatttatacctGCTACTTATCTCTGTCATACAGATCAATCTCCTCAATGTTCATTCATTTTTCTTTGTAGATCCAAATTATTTTCCATAAAGATGATAAAATTACACATACTCATCTTAATTCTAATTTCCATTTCCATATTTCCATCAATCATATCTCAAAAACCATACTGTAACAAAACATGTCCCAACAGCATACTAAACAATCTCCCATATCCATTTGGCTTCTCTTCAGGCTGCGAAATCCAATTAAACTGCTCACAAAACGGCATAGTTTCAATTGGCGAATTCGCTGTTGAAAAAGCCAACGATAAGGACGGATTACTAGTTAGCCTTCCCTCCAAGTGTGGACGAAACGTCGAAGCTCTCCACACTCTCTACAGCGAAAACTACGCTCCAACTTCTGAAAACGCGATCCTGATGGAAAATTGTACGGACAAAATACGTACTTGCATGGTTCCTGAAATGATGTTTCAACCTCAACTTCAGGTTATTGATTGTGGTGGCAAAAGTGATGTTTATGGTAACGTGAGTTGTTATTCTGGTGATACGAATCTTCCGTTTCTTGATTATGAGAACGTGATGATGGCTGGATGTCATTTTTTGCTTTCGGGGATGGTGGTTAAGATGGTTGGAGATAATCCGGCTTTGTCGTTAGATGTTCAAGTGGTTAAGTTAGGATGGTGGCTTAAAGGTGATTGTGAGTGTTCGGAGGATGCGATTTGTACTAAGTTTGTGTCGCCAGTTAATGGTGGTGATGGTTATAAATGTCAGTGTAAGGATGGTTTCAGTGGTGATGGATATAAAGCTAGCTCCGGCTGTCGAAAAGGTAACATCATTGTTACTAGCTATACTAAGTTACTGTACATCTACAATTCTATTGAATCTGTTTATCGTCAAATCAAAATATTTAAACGATAATAAAAGCAATAAGGAATATCACAAAGAAGATTTCTATAAGCTATCAGCTACAAGCTAAAAGCTACCAGCTAGTTTTATCAAACATACAAGTTATAAGATCCAATTTTTTTACACAAGGTAAAAGACAATTACGTACAACCAATCTTATAActctctatttatagtgttagataTAGGTATACTAAGAAACTAAATCCCCTGTATCCAGAAAAATCTTGAATTATATCTTTAGTTCATATTAGCaaatttctttttttctttttttccatCAAATTTGCAATGTAATGTAGAGATTATTCCGGCTTAATATTTGAAATATCCAAACAAATTCAACCAACATTAAAAGCATAGTTGGTGAAGATATACAAATAACTAATATCATTGATAACGTAAGATCATTTTAATATGTGTTTTGTCCAATTATTGGAGTTTTGATTTTTGATGTATAAATCAATTGAAAATGGAAGTGTGTTTGACTTATTTAAGACTAATGCCAACTCTATATGTGCTGTTTGCTTATTTCTACCTTCGATCTGATCCAAATGTGGCCAAAGGCAACTAATCTGTGATTGTATATCTTATTATAATCTGCTTCTGTCAAATTGAttattttatatatgtaaaacCCCACCCTAATATAGTTTAGCGTAAATTAGAATTATAAagtgtgattatatatatatatatatatatatatatatatatatatatatatatatatatatatatatatatatatatatatatatatatatatatatattatatatatatatatatatatatatatatatatatatatatatattcgaaggcATTTTTGTTTCTTCCAGTGGCACTATACATTGGATTGATTAGATTTTATAGATAAAATATAATAATGGCTTGTCGAtaagaagataaaaaaaaaataaactggtAAGATTTTTCCTATTCAGACCACTCTTATACAGTATACTTGACATAAGTCACTTACAAGTAATAAGGTTATGTGTAAGAAATGCATGCATACCTTTACAAATAATCGTGTCGCATAAATTTGCAGGCTCGTCCGGTTGTCACTTGTTCGGACGTTGTGAAGGAAACAATATAGTTGGAGTTTTTGTTGGAGGTATTTACTCATGTTCATATTCACCTGATATATGTTTTACTTGATTCTTAATAATGCAATGACAAGTTACAATCTGTCTCAGTCGTTACAATTGGCGGCTCGTTGATAGCTTGCATAGGCCTGGTGTGTTGCTACGCTAGGCGCCGTACAATTGCAGCATCTTTTAGCAAGAAAAATCGAAGGCTTTGTGAAGTTAAAGGTATAACTATTCCAATATACTCCTACAAAGAAATCGAGAAGGCTACAAACGGGTTCTCTGATAAACAAAAACTCGGAACAGGGGCATTTGGCACGGTCTATAAAGGCAAAATTCGAAAAGGCGAATGGGTAGCCATTAAAAGGATTAAACATCGATATGATACCGATAATATTAATCAAGTCATGAATGAGATCACTCTTCTATCTACGGTTAGCCACCAGAATCTTCTTCGCTTGTTAGGTTGTTCCGTTGAAAAGACTGATCAAATACTAATATACGAGTTCATGCCAAACGGGACGCTATCTCAACACTTGCAAAGAGAAAAAGGTAACGGGCTTCCTTGGCCCGTTCGTCTCACAATTGCCGCTGAAACTGCTCAAGCGATTAGCCATCTACATTCGTCTAAACCACCTATTTATCATCGAGACGTAAAGTCTTGTAACATATTGGTGGATTATAATTTTAAAGCAAAAGTAGCGGATTTTGGTCTTTCGAGATTGGGAATGATAGAATCGTCGCATATTTCAACTGCCCCACAAGGGACGCCGGGATATTTAGATCCTCAATATTACGAAAAGTTTCATTTATCTGATAAGAGTGACGTTTATAGCTTTGGAGTAGTGTTGACTGAGATCATAACGGGGTTGAAAGCTGTTGACTTTTCACGAAGACATAGTGAAATCAATTTGGCATCACTAGCTATTGACAGAATAGGAAAGGGGAATTTAGAGGATATAATTGATCCTTTCCTTAAGCCAATAAAAGACGATTCGATTATGAACTCGATTCATAAGGTAGCTGAGGTGGCATTTAGATGTCTTGCGCTTGATAGCGACATGAGACCTCCAATGGCTGAGGTTGCGACCGAGCTAGAGAACATTAGAGCTAGTAACTTTCCGTCATGGAAGGAGAATATTGATATTGTTTCAGCCCAATGAGCGTAATCGACTTAACATTAAACTTGGTTTTAGTTTGAACATGTAAACTACTTGTCGAGTGTATGTAAATGCAGTTTTTGAGCTTTAAAAATAGTTTGGtttgttacaagttgaagtaaataTAAATGTGGAATGGGCGTCTTGAAGATTAAAATTGCATGTCGCATATAACCAACTGACTGTTAATTTAACTGTTTTTTTGGTTTGATTGGTCTGAGGTTCTGAGGAAATTAAGTTTAACTTATCCTAATGATACATGTAATTACTTTCAAAACACTAAAAAATATTGAACATTTGTTTGAGTTCAAAATTAAGATATCGTAACAGAATCACCACtaatctatctatatatctatctatctatacattatttatttatatattattataaagcaCGTGCCATAAATCCTACGTGTTATCTTCTCAATTAATCTAAATTAAAGTGTCCTACTTGTCATTCTATTAATTAATCTGAATTACATAATCCTACGTGTCATTCTCtaattaaactgaattaaataatCATTAAAAAAATATGTATAATCATTAAAAGATACTATTTCCAAATTGAGTTTTAATTTTAATCAACTTCTttgaataataaaataaaataaaatagatattgtaaatatttaaatatttttcAATTTGTGGGCTAAAACGACTCGACCATGTAAAATAAGTATTACTCCTTAGTTAATTAAAGTATTGCTATTCAAGTTCGATTTCAATATAGGTAACAGGGAATATGCCTATTTTAAATTCTCATGTTTTTAAAATCAGTTTGTGTTTAATTTTGTATTATATaggtaatataatataaatataaattcataGCGTACTAATATAAAATTcattttttatgttttaatttttCATTTCCTAATTAAAAGTTCAAGGATTACccttttttttttgtatatataaaagtatataatatTAATCATCTCCTAAGAAACCATAAATCATTTTTAAGTATATTTAACATATCATAATTATCTTAGTATATTGAATAATTTATCTGTAGAATAAAATAAACTTATTTTATTCTAATAAAACTTAAGTCTATGACTTAATTTAAAAACGAAACAatcagatatttataaaaatacaaaatatggACAAATTTCATAATataaaatatgatatttaaataaaGAAAAATTCCATAAAAAGATAATCATTTTGTCCCGTTTTTCTATAATAGATAACCTATTTCACTTTACAAGATTTAAATACTTATTTTATTTAAAGTTAATCAAAAAGAGATGCGTTATTAACTTTCTCCGTTAAGTGTCACCGTGTCATTTAATGTcgggttaaagccataaataggtcatatattttcatttttgtcccaatgtaggctatataccccgaaaaataccaatgtaggctatatactttcataaagttTACTAATATGAACGAATAAAACTTATTAACCGGATAAACAACTAAACGATGATGTGGCATCCTACGTGGAGAATGACGTTGGTGATACATcgaaacaaaactgaaagtatatagcctacattggaacaaaactgaaagtatatagcctacatcggaacaaaactgaaattATATGACCTATTTATAGCcatataaaatgcaaaaaaaaatgttaaataattaagtttaccggttcagcaggtaacttgttaaatttgtgtacatcgatacaactttcaagagtatataacctacattggtatttttgggtgtatatagcctacattgggacaaaactgaaagtatatagcctatttatGACTTTAACCCTTTAATGTCATCAAAATGTCGGTGTAGACCACATTTGTGTACCATGTCATCAAAATGCCACTTTGTCCATATGCTTATGATAAAatagataatatataaaaatatgactCGGATAATATTGATGACATGAAATGATACTCTGGCACTTAATATGACACTTAATAGAAAATGTTAACGTCACTCCTCTTTTTTATTTACTTTCAATAAAATAACTTTTTaaaattttgtaaagtaaaatATGTTGCCTACAATAGAAAAACAAGATAAAACGGTTACCTTTTTTATGGAGCCCTTAAATAAACTTAAACATATCAAACTTCTTGACATTTGCGGACATGTATTTTTACGGGCGGGCTCATAAACGTATCACAATATGCTCTATTACAGCTGACGTATCACATCCTGGTTAAATTTTAACTCATGTCACTTCAACAAttttcatcattttatttataagtAATTAATCCTATATTTTTTGCATTTTATATTGTAGTTGACTTATAAAATACAAACTTAACAAATCACTCATGCGGATTTGAATAACCTTCATTTAAAAATCGGTTCTATAAATGAACGAATAAACTTATTTTATTCAAATAAATTTAAAGTATATGACTCAATGTATATAAAAATCAAATATCTatattgaataaaaaaaatatgatatataaataaatttaagtATATCAAACTTTTTTTGAATTTGTGAACACGTATTTTAAGGGGCAGGCTCAAAAACGTATCACTATATGTTCTATTACTGTAGTTGTTATTGTATTGTTTGTTATGTTTCCATTAGAATATTTAATACGATATTGAAAAGTGCTAATGATATCAAAATTTTAAGGAGTCTGCTGGAGATTTGTAAGACACCAATGTTCAAAAAGTTATGCGACATTGAACGAGAACAATTGATTGTTGTATTGTAAATGTATTCAATACTAACGTTTACAATACTAATGTTTTGGATACTAACGTTTACAATACTAATGTTTTGGATactaattgtaacaacccaacccgcaatccatacgataaatttttttttctacaacacaattacacgccaattaaatatgtaactcatttcacgagttctatttaaaatGCA comes from Rutidosis leptorrhynchoides isolate AG116_Rl617_1_P2 chromosome 4, CSIRO_AGI_Rlap_v1, whole genome shotgun sequence and encodes:
- the LOC139840526 gene encoding wall-associated receptor kinase-like 14, which encodes MIKLHILILILISISIFPSIISQKPYCNKTCPNSILNNLPYPFGFSSGCEIQLNCSQNGIVSIGEFAVEKANDKDGLLVSLPSKCGRNVEALHTLYSENYAPTSENAILMENCTDKIRTCMVPEMMFQPQLQVIDCGGKSDVYGNVSCYSGDTNLPFLDYENVMMAGCHFLLSGMVVKMVGDNPALSLDVQVVKLGWWLKGDCECSEDAICTKFVSPVNGGDGYKCQCKDGFSGDGYKASSGCRKGSSGCHLFGRCEGNNIVGVFVGVVTIGGSLIACIGLVCCYARRRTIAASFSKKNRRLCEVKGITIPIYSYKEIEKATNGFSDKQKLGTGAFGTVYKGKIRKGEWVAIKRIKHRYDTDNINQVMNEITLLSTVSHQNLLRLLGCSVEKTDQILIYEFMPNGTLSQHLQREKGNGLPWPVRLTIAAETAQAISHLHSSKPPIYHRDVKSCNILVDYNFKAKVADFGLSRLGMIESSHISTAPQGTPGYLDPQYYEKFHLSDKSDVYSFGVVLTEIITGLKAVDFSRRHSEINLASLAIDRIGKGNLEDIIDPFLKPIKDDSIMNSIHKVAEVAFRCLALDSDMRPPMAEVATELENIRASNFPSWKENIDIVSAQ